In one window of Methanolobus mangrovi DNA:
- the thpR gene encoding RNA 2',3'-cyclic phosphodiesterase — translation MRTFVAVDLPVELHDKIADIQSKFSDFKFKFVDSHIVHITMKFLGDIPDDKIPDISKALDSVKCEPFEAHVKGLGVFPKPKFAKVLWLGCDGNFDKLYDLINSSLSSFDFEHNIHRFSAHATLARVKYLPNKKKEEFLKLLEELADVDIGTMQVDAFKLKKSTLTPHGPVYETLHEVSLK, via the coding sequence GTGAGAACTTTTGTTGCGGTTGACCTTCCTGTGGAGTTACATGATAAAATTGCCGATATCCAGTCAAAGTTCAGTGATTTCAAGTTCAAATTTGTGGATTCGCATATAGTACATATTACGATGAAGTTTCTAGGCGATATTCCTGATGATAAGATTCCTGATATTTCAAAAGCTCTTGATTCGGTAAAATGTGAACCTTTCGAAGCACATGTTAAAGGGCTTGGTGTATTTCCAAAGCCAAAGTTCGCCAAGGTTCTGTGGTTGGGGTGTGATGGAAATTTTGACAAACTATATGATTTAATTAACAGCTCGCTTTCTTCCTTTGACTTTGAACATAATATCCATCGTTTTAGTGCCCATGCAACACTTGCCAGGGTTAAGTACCTGCCAAATAAGAAGAAAGAAGAGTTTCTGAAGTTGCTTGAGGAACTGGCAGATGTGGATATAGGAACAATGCAAGTCGATGCATTTAAGTTGAAAAAGAGCACGCTGACTCCCCATGGTCCCGTTTATGAGACTCTGCATGAAGTCAGCCTAAAATGA
- a CDS encoding acetate uptake transporter → MEGEVTIKDTTGSPAPLGFLGLGFAATFAGLLNMGMFSDATMVIAMAITLGGFAQLFAGLELWKKGDTFAATAFTAFALWWFSYAYILLVTSVGLFGNVMPVDATFATSLAWYLLFWGIIATLLTFVTLAIGVKLITIVFVFLDLTFFTLALVNFGVAILPVAAIITLLLGLSSLYLGIALVMDEVGSKLIKFPVF, encoded by the coding sequence ATGGAAGGAGAAGTAACAATTAAAGATACAACTGGAAGCCCAGCACCATTAGGATTCCTTGGTCTTGGTTTCGCAGCTACATTCGCAGGACTTTTAAATATGGGCATGTTCTCAGACGCCACAATGGTAATTGCAATGGCAATAACCCTTGGTGGATTTGCTCAGTTATTCGCAGGCCTTGAACTCTGGAAGAAGGGTGACACCTTTGCTGCAACAGCATTCACTGCATTTGCACTCTGGTGGTTCTCATATGCATACATCTTATTGGTAACAAGCGTAGGTCTCTTCGGAAATGTAATGCCGGTAGATGCAACATTCGCAACCTCTCTTGCATGGTACCTCTTATTCTGGGGAATCATCGCAACACTGCTTACGTTCGTTACACTGGCAATCGGTGTAAAGCTCATAACAATAGTTTTCGTGTTCCTGGATCTGACATTCTTCACCCTTGCACTCGTAAACTTTGGTGTAGCAATTCTGCCAGTCGCAGCAATAATCACTCTTCTGCTCGGTCTTTCATCACTGTACCTCGGCATTGCTCTGGTAATGGATGAAGTCGGCAGCAAGCTAATCAAATTCCCTGTATTCTAA
- the rnfC gene encoding Rnf electron transport complex subunit RnfC — MEIKTLDKLPEKIIIPLRQHRGAVCEPLVKKGDRVLIGQKIGESKEYYSSAVHSSVCGEVLAIEEAAHPDGNKAMSIVIQPEDSNEAVEFSPCKDLKPEKLVELIKESGIVEHYGMPTHTVLKPKGKKIDTVLINATSSEWIGGTFKTPKEYASHVMDALKLLMKTAGAKKGAIVLRTDDKESINAFEGIEVDKKKLRVAPLVGGRKIGYYFKEQNSDIVVLSQKRIYGKKILNFFTYNVTGRKVNVGCDPTDVGVAVCGIKSAKAFYDAVHEGKPYYETVVSIEGVSDRMEYLIVRIGTPFKDVIDSYGYTGDIGKIIANGVRTGVAQYTDQVPVTKGTTRISLQKPEEIIRDESIECIHCARCVDVCPVELIPSRLAVMADQGRFDECRQIYIENCIECGDCAAVCPSKIHILQLIRYAKDAIEMAYEDLPSKESSNLKLGCCGGE, encoded by the coding sequence GTGGAAATCAAAACATTGGATAAATTACCGGAAAAAATAATAATTCCACTAAGGCAGCACAGGGGTGCTGTCTGTGAACCCCTTGTGAAGAAGGGCGACAGGGTTCTTATCGGTCAGAAAATAGGCGAAAGCAAGGAATACTACTCATCTGCAGTCCATTCAAGTGTCTGTGGTGAGGTTCTTGCTATTGAAGAGGCTGCTCATCCGGATGGTAACAAGGCAATGAGTATTGTCATCCAGCCTGAAGACAGCAATGAGGCTGTTGAATTTTCTCCATGTAAGGATCTCAAACCAGAGAAACTTGTGGAACTCATAAAGGAATCGGGTATTGTGGAGCATTACGGAATGCCTACACATACCGTTCTCAAGCCAAAGGGCAAGAAAATCGACACAGTACTTATCAATGCGACATCATCCGAATGGATCGGTGGAACTTTCAAGACTCCCAAGGAATATGCATCTCATGTAATGGATGCCCTCAAGCTGCTCATGAAAACAGCAGGTGCAAAAAAGGGAGCTATTGTGTTGAGGACTGATGATAAAGAGTCTATTAATGCTTTTGAAGGCATTGAAGTTGACAAGAAAAAGCTGAGAGTTGCTCCACTGGTTGGCGGTCGTAAGATTGGCTATTATTTCAAGGAGCAGAACTCAGACATAGTCGTCCTGTCACAAAAACGCATTTACGGCAAAAAGATTCTCAACTTCTTCACTTATAATGTAACAGGAAGGAAGGTAAATGTCGGCTGTGATCCTACGGATGTGGGAGTTGCAGTATGCGGCATTAAATCTGCAAAGGCTTTTTATGATGCTGTTCATGAGGGCAAGCCCTACTATGAAACAGTTGTTTCTATAGAAGGTGTTTCTGATCGCATGGAATACCTCATTGTCAGGATAGGCACACCATTCAAAGATGTTATCGATTCTTATGGATACACTGGTGACATCGGTAAGATAATCGCAAACGGTGTAAGAACTGGTGTAGCCCAGTATACTGACCAGGTCCCTGTAACAAAAGGAACCACAAGGATATCCCTGCAGAAGCCAGAAGAGATAATTAGGGATGAGTCTATCGAATGTATCCATTGTGCACGCTGTGTGGATGTTTGTCCGGTTGAACTGATCCCAAGTCGCCTTGCTGTCATGGCAGACCAGGGTCGCTTTGATGAATGCAGGCAAATATACATTGAAAACTGTATCGAATGTGGTGACTGTGCAGCGGTCTGTCCTTCAAAGATACACATATTACAGCTTATCAGATATGCAAAAGATGCTATAGAGATGGCCTATGAGGATCTGCCTTCAAAGGAATCATCCAATCTGAAACTTGGTTGCTGTGGAGGTGAGTAA
- the rqcH gene encoding ribosome rescue protein RqcH: MKKEMTSADVATLALELSSGETSIIDAKIAKIYQPAADEIRINLFVYNKGRDNLVIEAGKRAHMSQHLRPSPKLPQSFPMMLRKHIMAGRITFVKQYDFDRILEIGIVRGGVDTVLVVELFSPGNIVLLDSERKIILPMKPVSFKGRKIRSGEVYQYPEAQISPVDAGVEDLEKAFSLSDADVVRTIATRFNLGGVLAEEVCSRSGVNKGEAAKDIGHDGIAAIVASLRDVFSPLLSGTLEPCVVKKDVKGEKQAFDVLPFELDIYKEYEKESFPTFNAALDAFFGKMAAESIQEEVTAVKKEKVDVFERRLHKQQVAIEKFGEDAQKHTHVAEKIYAYYVEIEEILAVLEQARTKGYSWDDIRSILKKAKDSIPAAKWIASIDSAAGNIVLDLDGTKATIDIKLTIPQNAQVYYDKAKKLTKKREGALKAIEDTKLAMQKREKKVSNKRKVNTKKYWYERYRWFTSSDDFLVIAGRDADSNEEIVKKYMEKRDIVFHTQVPGAPITVIKTEGKEVPEQTLNEAAQFVISYSSVWKSGQFSGDCYWIKPEQVSKTPESGEYLKKGSFVIRGERNYFKDVQVGSAVALQLKGNTRVIGGPLSAVSKHGEHVVEVVPGKFNQNDVAKKIYKIYVDKLKDTNFVKQIASPDKIAMVLPPGESDIKGQ, encoded by the coding sequence ATGAAGAAGGAAATGACAAGTGCTGATGTAGCTACTCTTGCACTTGAGCTCAGCTCTGGTGAGACATCTATAATAGATGCAAAAATAGCTAAAATATATCAGCCTGCAGCTGATGAGATCAGGATAAATCTTTTTGTTTACAATAAGGGCAGGGATAATCTTGTTATTGAGGCCGGAAAGCGCGCCCATATGAGCCAGCACCTGCGGCCCAGTCCTAAACTTCCGCAGTCATTTCCGATGATGCTCAGAAAGCACATAATGGCCGGTCGTATCACATTTGTCAAGCAGTATGATTTTGACAGGATACTGGAGATCGGTATTGTGCGTGGTGGTGTGGATACAGTCCTCGTTGTTGAACTCTTCTCACCAGGTAACATCGTTCTTCTGGATTCCGAACGAAAGATCATTCTTCCAATGAAGCCCGTGTCCTTCAAAGGAAGAAAGATACGTAGTGGAGAGGTATATCAATACCCTGAAGCTCAGATAAGTCCGGTGGATGCGGGCGTAGAAGATCTTGAAAAAGCATTTTCCCTATCTGATGCTGATGTGGTGAGAACTATTGCTACCAGATTCAATCTTGGTGGCGTCCTTGCTGAAGAGGTCTGCTCAAGATCAGGTGTCAATAAAGGCGAGGCCGCAAAGGATATAGGCCATGATGGTATCGCAGCCATCGTTGCTTCATTAAGGGATGTATTCTCCCCTCTTCTGTCCGGGACCCTGGAACCATGTGTGGTCAAAAAAGATGTCAAAGGCGAGAAGCAGGCATTTGATGTGCTTCCCTTTGAGCTTGATATTTACAAGGAGTATGAAAAAGAGTCATTCCCTACATTCAATGCTGCTCTTGATGCATTCTTCGGGAAGATGGCTGCAGAATCCATTCAGGAAGAGGTAACTGCGGTTAAAAAAGAAAAAGTGGATGTTTTTGAACGCAGGCTGCATAAACAACAGGTTGCAATCGAGAAATTTGGGGAAGATGCCCAGAAACATACTCATGTGGCAGAAAAGATATATGCTTACTATGTTGAGATAGAGGAGATCCTCGCTGTCCTGGAGCAAGCTCGTACAAAGGGATATTCATGGGATGATATAAGGTCCATACTCAAAAAAGCAAAGGATTCGATACCTGCTGCTAAATGGATTGCAAGTATTGACTCTGCAGCAGGAAATATTGTCCTTGACCTTGATGGGACAAAAGCAACCATTGATATTAAACTGACCATTCCTCAGAATGCCCAGGTCTATTATGATAAAGCTAAAAAACTCACCAAGAAGAGAGAAGGTGCTCTGAAGGCCATAGAGGATACAAAACTTGCGATGCAAAAGAGGGAGAAAAAAGTATCCAATAAGCGTAAGGTCAATACGAAGAAATACTGGTATGAGCGTTACAGATGGTTCACTTCCTCAGATGATTTCCTTGTGATTGCCGGCAGGGATGCCGACAGCAATGAAGAGATCGTTAAAAAATACATGGAAAAGAGGGATATTGTTTTCCATACCCAGGTTCCGGGTGCTCCCATCACGGTTATCAAAACAGAAGGCAAAGAAGTGCCGGAGCAAACTCTTAATGAGGCTGCACAGTTTGTCATCTCATACTCAAGCGTATGGAAATCCGGTCAGTTCAGTGGTGATTGTTACTGGATAAAACCTGAACAGGTATCTAAGACGCCTGAATCCGGTGAGTATCTTAAGAAAGGTTCATTCGTTATTCGTGGTGAGCGAAATTATTTCAAGGATGTGCAGGTAGGTTCTGCTGTGGCTCTTCAACTCAAGGGGAACACCCGGGTTATAGGCGGTCCGTTGTCAGCTGTCAGTAAACATGGGGAGCATGTCGTTGAAGTTGTTCCGGGTAAGTTCAACCAGAATGATGTAGCGAAAAAGATATACAAAATATACGTTGATAAATTAAAGGATACCAATTTTGTAAAGCAGATCGCTTCCCCTGATAAGATTGCAATGGTGCTCCCTCCGGGAGAATCTGACATTAAGGGGCAGTGA
- a CDS encoding FAD:protein FMN transferase: protein MRYKTVAIGLIAIFTVLFMINYAYDQNTDITVEQVSYSQTRSLMDTTVTISVIDSNETHASEVIERAFDRMYYVDRIMNNYDNKSELSILNEEGSVRDVDYELVYVINRSRYYSEVSGGAFDISIQPVLDLWASKYSPGGTYEEPTPEEINETLILVNYSAVMLEGNNITLGNDMKITLGGVAKGYAVDLAIESMIDDGIDSGFVNAGGDGRYIGTKPDGTQWRVGLQNPEKSEDAVTIINVENMAVATSGNYERYFNDTARVSHIADPRTGYPSQNLISSTIIATSAMDADAFATAVFILGEKDGMDMIEDVDGVECLLITTDKRIIRSSGFSGYEMN, encoded by the coding sequence ATGAGGTATAAAACTGTTGCCATTGGACTGATAGCGATTTTCACAGTATTATTCATGATAAATTATGCATATGATCAGAATACAGACATAACCGTCGAACAGGTAAGTTACTCACAAACCAGAAGCCTGATGGATACAACTGTCACAATATCAGTTATAGATTCCAACGAAACACATGCCTCAGAAGTTATTGAGCGTGCTTTTGATAGAATGTACTATGTTGACAGAATTATGAACAACTACGACAATAAGAGTGAACTCAGTATACTTAATGAAGAAGGAAGCGTTCGCGATGTAGACTACGAACTTGTCTACGTGATTAATAGATCAAGATATTACTCCGAAGTGAGCGGAGGAGCTTTTGACATATCCATACAGCCCGTTCTTGACCTGTGGGCAAGCAAGTATAGCCCTGGAGGAACTTACGAAGAACCAACGCCTGAGGAGATCAATGAAACACTTATACTGGTGAATTACTCTGCTGTAATGTTAGAAGGGAACAACATCACTCTTGGAAATGACATGAAAATCACTCTTGGAGGAGTTGCAAAAGGGTATGCTGTAGACCTTGCAATAGAATCAATGATTGATGATGGCATAGATTCAGGTTTTGTTAATGCCGGTGGCGATGGAAGATACATTGGCACTAAACCAGATGGCACCCAGTGGAGAGTCGGATTGCAGAATCCGGAAAAAAGCGAAGATGCAGTGACTATTATAAATGTTGAAAATATGGCTGTTGCCACAAGCGGTAACTACGAGCGATATTTCAATGATACTGCAAGAGTATCACACATTGCAGATCCCCGAACAGGTTACCCCTCCCAGAACCTCATCAGTTCAACCATAATAGCTACTTCTGCGATGGATGCTGATGCATTTGCTACAGCAGTATTCATACTTGGAGAAAAAGATGGCATGGATATGATAGAGGATGTTGATGGAGTGGAATGTCTTCTGATTACAACAGATAAGAGGATCATACGCTCCAGTGGTTTTTCCGGTTATGAGATGAATTAA
- a CDS encoding mRNA surveillance protein pelota, which produces MRVKKRILKGREGEITLVPETLDDLWHLKYIIEKGDLVFALTKRKADGVADKLRPEKVEKKTVRLGVRVEELEFHKFSNRLRVHGPIEHGMDAGHYHTFNVEEGLDLSIIKTWKKDQLERINEAEASSKRPKVVIVAIEEGDADIGLVRHYGIEVYSHINQSSGKGEGTLRNVFFEEIAGQLLTAASESEAIVVAGPGFTKEDFLKYIQSKEPELASRVITEDTSSIGMSGFQEVLRRGAVDRIMEESRIARESRLMDELLKQIAIDGKAAYGLDEVKIALNYGSIETLLVADEMLRVEREKGSIDSFLQEVENAQGKLVVFSTIFEPGQKLLALGGIAALLRFKI; this is translated from the coding sequence ATGAGGGTCAAAAAAAGAATTTTGAAGGGCAGAGAAGGTGAGATCACACTGGTTCCTGAAACATTGGATGACCTATGGCACCTGAAGTATATTATAGAGAAAGGTGATCTCGTCTTTGCTCTGACCAAGAGGAAAGCTGATGGAGTTGCTGATAAACTTCGACCGGAAAAGGTGGAGAAAAAGACAGTACGCCTCGGTGTTCGGGTAGAGGAGCTTGAGTTTCACAAATTCTCTAACCGCCTGAGAGTCCACGGTCCTATTGAGCACGGCATGGATGCCGGTCATTATCATACCTTTAATGTTGAAGAAGGTCTTGATCTTTCTATAATAAAGACATGGAAAAAAGACCAGCTTGAACGTATTAATGAAGCCGAAGCAAGCTCAAAACGTCCAAAAGTCGTGATTGTGGCTATCGAAGAAGGTGATGCGGATATTGGTCTTGTGCGTCATTATGGTATAGAGGTCTATTCTCATATCAATCAATCCTCGGGAAAGGGTGAAGGTACCCTGAGAAATGTCTTTTTCGAGGAGATTGCAGGGCAGCTCCTAACTGCGGCTTCGGAATCAGAAGCTATCGTTGTTGCAGGCCCTGGATTTACAAAGGAGGATTTCCTGAAATATATACAGTCCAAAGAGCCGGAACTGGCCTCAAGGGTCATTACTGAGGACACTTCTTCGATAGGTATGTCAGGTTTTCAGGAAGTATTGAGGCGCGGGGCAGTTGACAGGATAATGGAAGAGTCGAGAATTGCCCGTGAATCTCGTCTAATGGATGAGTTGCTGAAGCAAATAGCGATAGATGGCAAGGCCGCCTACGGTCTGGATGAGGTGAAAATAGCCCTGAATTATGGTTCTATCGAAACGCTCCTTGTGGCGGACGAGATGTTGCGGGTGGAACGTGAAAAGGGTAGCATCGACTCTTTTTTGCAGGAAGTAGAAAATGCTCAGGGGAAACTGGTAGTTTTCAGTACAATATTTGAACCCGGTCAAAAATTGCTTGCACTTGGTGGTATTGCAGCACTTCTGCGTTTCAAGATCTAG
- the mmcA gene encoding methanogenesis multiheme c-type cytochrome: MAKLNVILVGILVVMFAAAGVYAFVGYSGNEALSTHYMTEQKWSDNSCSGCHVGVYEEVSESYHVEQDLKKWSSIMEYGVDIDSIDVDTMAVTYGQVHPGGGYMADYGVDIDCMICHEQVGGYDFEARAESIASGDFTNANEAAIEESRAELQKEPLYVASYVLDVLAPLPLVTEIHDEVNGAPGKALCGSNCHTGDVATTAVAWTLEDSASYDVHDSVGCQECHETEEHQIGGRAYLFESESIHEAQSGVLDCDSSGCHEDISHGALVDGHLEAVSCETCHIPALPGSDATGTPVLKSFSWANGVREDVVYDSEFTPTVSWSSGVYYDALPTVQEQTESSLLKPFNVITGIWWDAGIDAEVLADPDNSSSIGNPIAPAKVLNADADADGVVTEDEITSYDGNADGTPDYPNAVLRHVEMYYQVSHNIASSSVGLDDPLVCADCHGTTATAINWTALGYEKDPAATDPATDFSTKTIEVTIPGAKPTEVEREPAF; the protein is encoded by the coding sequence ATGGCAAAATTAAATGTAATTCTGGTTGGAATCCTCGTCGTGATGTTCGCTGCAGCCGGTGTGTATGCTTTTGTTGGTTACAGTGGCAATGAAGCACTCTCTACCCATTACATGACAGAACAGAAATGGTCTGACAATTCATGTAGCGGTTGTCATGTAGGTGTGTACGAGGAAGTTTCCGAATCATATCACGTAGAACAGGACTTAAAGAAATGGTCCTCTATCATGGAATATGGTGTTGATATTGACAGTATTGATGTTGACACCATGGCTGTAACCTATGGACAGGTACATCCTGGTGGCGGTTACATGGCAGACTATGGGGTTGACATTGACTGTATGATCTGTCACGAGCAGGTTGGGGGATATGACTTTGAGGCACGTGCAGAAAGCATAGCATCAGGTGATTTCACAAATGCAAACGAAGCTGCGATCGAAGAATCCAGAGCAGAGTTGCAGAAAGAACCCCTCTATGTAGCAAGTTATGTCCTTGATGTTCTGGCACCTCTTCCTCTTGTGACTGAAATCCATGATGAGGTCAACGGTGCACCAGGCAAGGCACTCTGTGGAAGCAACTGTCACACAGGCGATGTTGCAACAACTGCTGTAGCATGGACACTTGAAGATTCCGCTTCCTATGATGTTCACGATTCTGTAGGCTGTCAGGAATGCCACGAAACTGAGGAACACCAGATAGGTGGAAGGGCGTATCTGTTCGAGTCCGAATCAATTCATGAAGCACAGAGCGGTGTATTGGACTGTGATTCATCAGGATGTCACGAAGATATATCACACGGTGCGCTGGTTGACGGTCACCTTGAGGCTGTAAGCTGTGAAACATGTCACATCCCGGCGCTTCCGGGCAGTGATGCAACCGGAACTCCTGTGTTAAAGTCATTTAGCTGGGCAAACGGTGTTCGCGAGGATGTTGTATATGACTCAGAGTTCACTCCAACAGTATCCTGGTCATCAGGTGTTTATTATGATGCCTTGCCAACAGTTCAGGAACAGACCGAGAGCTCCCTGCTAAAACCATTCAATGTGATTACAGGTATCTGGTGGGACGCAGGAATCGATGCGGAAGTTCTTGCAGATCCGGATAATAGCTCATCTATAGGTAACCCAATAGCTCCTGCTAAAGTATTGAATGCAGATGCGGATGCAGATGGTGTTGTCACAGAAGATGAGATTACATCATATGATGGTAATGCGGACGGAACCCCGGATTATCCGAATGCAGTTCTGAGGCACGTTGAGATGTATTACCAGGTAAGTCATAACATTGCAAGTTCAAGTGTAGGTCTTGATGACCCTCTTGTTTGTGCAGACTGCCACGGTACAACTGCAACAGCTATCAACTGGACAGCTCTGGGATATGAGAAGGATCCGGCAGCAACTGATCCGGCAACCGATTTCTCCACAAAGACAATAGAAGTAACAATCCCGGGTGCAAAGCCTACTGAGGTAGAAAGGGAACCTGCATTCTAA
- the rnfD gene encoding Rnf electron transport complex subunit RnfD, with protein sequence MTYTISAPPHKKTKLDFRSLNISKIIALLPLCLAAIYFFGVPALGILIACVVAAVVTEFGIQTMFKQKVTIADGHAALTGLVLALLIPASAPLWVAVFAGFFAIAIGKHVFGGIGSYIFNPALVAWVFTRSAWTSYMTPLSIPHVGQFSDFILENGAGLMVDVSPILLVGGLYLIYKRYIDWRIPLAFFATMIVLPQTLLFISGVAALVHEGVLNPLMYMSQFFTFLEMSPELPYEMIGIVFFGILFIATDTSTSPVTKKGRIIYGITCGVLVFIYGHFGNFVDGTLYGIFLANCVASFIEINTMPASFGTKTLPQKVYRGVMDKIPASLKFEVMNNE encoded by the coding sequence ATGACCTATACTATTTCAGCCCCCCCTCATAAGAAAACAAAACTTGACTTCAGGTCATTGAATATAAGCAAAATAATCGCTTTGCTTCCATTGTGTCTTGCGGCGATATACTTCTTTGGTGTTCCAGCTCTTGGAATACTCATTGCATGTGTAGTAGCCGCTGTAGTAACTGAATTTGGTATTCAGACAATGTTCAAGCAGAAAGTAACGATTGCAGATGGACATGCAGCCCTGACAGGACTTGTACTTGCGCTCCTAATCCCAGCGTCCGCTCCTCTATGGGTTGCTGTTTTTGCTGGTTTCTTTGCGATTGCCATTGGAAAACATGTTTTTGGTGGCATTGGTTCTTACATATTTAACCCCGCCCTGGTGGCTTGGGTCTTTACCAGAAGTGCCTGGACTTCCTACATGACTCCTTTATCTATTCCTCATGTCGGCCAGTTCTCTGATTTTATACTTGAGAACGGTGCAGGTCTTATGGTGGATGTTTCTCCTATATTGCTGGTAGGCGGCCTATATCTCATATACAAGAGATATATTGACTGGAGGATTCCTCTTGCATTCTTTGCAACAATGATTGTGTTGCCACAGACACTATTATTCATCTCTGGTGTGGCTGCTCTTGTTCATGAAGGTGTACTGAATCCTTTAATGTACATGTCACAGTTTTTCACCTTCCTGGAGATGAGTCCGGAATTGCCATATGAAATGATAGGAATAGTTTTCTTTGGAATTCTTTTCATTGCTACTGACACATCAACATCCCCGGTTACAAAGAAAGGACGCATAATATACGGTATTACATGTGGTGTACTCGTTTTCATCTATGGACACTTTGGGAACTTCGTTGATGGAACATTATATGGTATCTTCCTTGCAAACTGTGTTGCTTCATTCATTGAAATAAACACAATGCCTGCATCATTCGGAACCAAAACACTTCCTCAGAAGGTGTATAGGGGTGTAATGGATAAGATTCCTGCATCACTTAAATTCGAGGTGATGAACAATGAGTGA
- a CDS encoding DNA integrity scanning protein DisA nucleotide-binding domain protein: MDSTEVVVNAAIRLAEELKSTAIIISGDINFERPETSIPVYFASRKQKTLIDHLVASSKTKEDRSKEIMDKINQQASGKTEHVENISAIEFMMEEIEDGTVIGIVESKDSYAIVVHNLADNHIVKILKECEERISAEILRAVLKVAFDISNTGREGKQIGTAFIIGDVEEVMIRSHQMILNPYAGQAEEDTDILDRKNWESIKEFAQLDGVFVISEEGTVEAAGRYLDVDARDISVEKGLGGRHVSAAAITRDTVAIAITISESGGVIHIYMDGKELLHIESTERAIRIQ, from the coding sequence TTGGACAGTACAGAAGTAGTTGTCAACGCTGCTATAAGGCTTGCAGAAGAGCTGAAGTCTACTGCAATTATAATATCAGGAGATATTAATTTCGAAAGGCCAGAAACATCCATACCTGTTTATTTTGCAAGCCGTAAACAAAAAACACTAATAGACCACCTCGTGGCAAGCAGTAAAACAAAAGAAGACCGCTCAAAGGAAATTATGGATAAAATAAACCAGCAGGCTTCCGGAAAAACAGAACATGTAGAAAATATCTCAGCTATTGAGTTCATGATGGAAGAAATTGAAGATGGCACAGTGATAGGAATAGTTGAAAGTAAGGATTCCTATGCTATTGTTGTTCACAATCTTGCTGACAATCACATCGTGAAGATATTGAAGGAATGTGAAGAAAGAATATCTGCCGAAATACTGCGTGCAGTTTTGAAAGTGGCTTTTGATATATCCAACACTGGTCGCGAAGGAAAACAGATTGGCACAGCATTCATTATAGGAGATGTTGAAGAAGTCATGATACGTTCCCATCAAATGATCCTGAACCCATATGCAGGACAGGCAGAAGAAGATACGGATATTCTTGACAGAAAAAACTGGGAATCCATCAAAGAGTTCGCCCAGTTAGATGGTGTTTTTGTAATATCTGAAGAAGGAACTGTAGAAGCAGCTGGCAGATATCTGGATGTTGATGCCAGAGACATATCCGTAGAAAAGGGCCTAGGAGGACGACATGTATCAGCTGCAGCAATTACAAGAGATACGGTTGCTATTGCGATAACAATATCCGAATCTGGCGGAGTTATTCATATATACATGGATGGAAAGGAACTTTTACATATCGAATCCACAGAAAGAGCCATTCGTATTCAATAA